The following proteins are co-located in the Siansivirga zeaxanthinifaciens CC-SAMT-1 genome:
- a CDS encoding GLPGLI family protein, with product MKKNLLLKILFLVSCELCFSQDIKSIKVTYGKYMKSLLDTTKTNPKQLKDLFYVLDANLNESRFEFVKRLDIDNYSNKRLIGRSGGDGVYYKNLNLKEKLHQKYFGDKEFLISYDFNRYNWKISKETKIIGNYKCYKASTSYSFYSKLADNNFEVNIIAWFTPEISIPFGPAGYDGLPGLVLEVQIGGFYFVASKIQINTKVEIKKPKSGIKVTSKEYDKIIETSFDGKLD from the coding sequence ATGAAAAAAAATTTATTACTTAAAATTTTATTTTTAGTGTCTTGCGAATTATGTTTCTCGCAAGACATTAAAAGTATTAAAGTTACATATGGTAAATACATGAAAAGTCTTTTAGACACTACAAAAACAAATCCTAAACAACTAAAAGATTTATTCTATGTTTTAGATGCGAACCTAAACGAATCAAGATTTGAATTTGTAAAAAGATTAGATATAGATAATTATTCTAATAAAAGATTGATTGGAAGATCTGGTGGGGATGGTGTTTATTACAAAAACTTAAATTTAAAAGAAAAATTACATCAAAAATATTTTGGAGATAAAGAATTTTTAATTTCCTATGACTTTAATCGTTATAATTGGAAAATATCCAAAGAAACTAAAATAATTGGGAATTATAAATGTTATAAAGCTTCAACTTCATATTCATTTTATTCCAAATTAGCTGATAACAATTTTGAAGTAAATATAATTGCTTGGTTTACACCAGAAATTTCCATTCCGTTTGGTCCCGCAGGATACGATGGTCTTCCGGGTTTAGTTTTAGAAGTTCAAATTGGAGGTTTCTATTTTGTGGCTTCAAAAATTCAAATAAATACAAAGGTTGAAATTAAAAAGCCCAAATCAGGTATTAAAGTTACCTCGAAAGAGTATGATAAAATAATAGAAACATCTTTTGATGGAAAACTTGATTAA
- a CDS encoding aspartate kinase gives MQIFKFGGASVKDANGVRNVASVLQKVGYKDTLIVVSAMGKTTNALEVVIKNYFENKTELNSALQEVIKYHNEIILDLFENETHQVFKKIRLLFDELKSFLKSNKSPDYSFVYDQVIGYGELVSTLIISEYFNFIEIKNNWIDVRELIKTDSYFRRANINWEATQQLISSNISGNTLNITQGFLGSDANNFTTTLGREGSDYTAAIFAYCLNAASVTIWKDVPGVLNADPRYFENAQLLNKISYREAIELAFYGASVIHPKTLQPLQGKEIPLYVKSFLNPEAPGTRIGKNVTLDPMMPCFIVKKNQVLISLSSLDFSYIVEENISEIFNLLHLYKMKVDVIQNSAISFSVCVDNIYNNLEKLLHHLKAKFKVTCNENVSLYTIRHYNDLAIMQIESGKTVLLKQLTQETVQIVSK, from the coding sequence ATGCAGATATTTAAATTTGGAGGCGCATCGGTAAAAGATGCCAATGGTGTTAGAAATGTAGCTTCAGTTCTGCAAAAAGTGGGCTATAAAGACACGCTTATTGTGGTATCGGCTATGGGTAAAACAACTAATGCCCTAGAAGTAGTTATAAAAAATTATTTTGAAAATAAAACAGAATTAAACAGCGCGTTACAAGAAGTTATAAAATATCATAATGAAATAATTTTAGATTTATTTGAAAACGAAACGCATCAGGTTTTTAAAAAAATAAGACTACTTTTCGACGAATTAAAAAGCTTTTTAAAAAGTAATAAATCGCCAGATTATAGTTTTGTTTACGACCAAGTTATTGGCTACGGCGAGTTGGTTTCTACCCTAATAATAAGCGAATATTTTAATTTTATTGAAATAAAAAATAATTGGATTGATGTTAGAGAGCTCATAAAAACCGATAGCTATTTTAGAAGAGCAAACATTAACTGGGAGGCGACGCAACAACTAATATCTAGCAATATATCAGGAAACACTTTAAACATCACCCAAGGATTTCTAGGAAGCGATGCCAATAACTTTACAACCACTCTTGGAAGAGAAGGCAGCGATTACACAGCCGCCATTTTTGCCTATTGTTTAAATGCTGCAAGTGTTACCATCTGGAAAGATGTTCCTGGTGTTTTAAATGCCGATCCTCGATATTTTGAAAATGCCCAACTACTTAATAAAATTAGTTATCGCGAAGCTATAGAACTCGCTTTTTATGGAGCATCGGTAATTCACCCAAAAACTTTACAACCTTTACAAGGTAAAGAAATTCCGTTGTATGTTAAATCCTTTTTAAACCCCGAAGCACCCGGAACAAGAATTGGTAAAAATGTAACCCTAGACCCCATGATGCCCTGTTTTATTGTAAAGAAAAACCAAGTGCTTATTTCGCTGTCGTCGTTAGATTTCTCTTATATTGTAGAAGAAAATATTAGCGAAATTTTTAATTTACTACATTTATATAAAATGAAAGTAGATGTTATTCAAAATTCGGCGATTAGTTTTTCGGTTTGTGTCGATAATATTTATAACAACCTCGAAAAATTATTACATCATTTAAAAGCAAAATTTAAAGTAACTTGCAACGAAAACGTATCTCTTTACACAATTCGTCATTACAACGACCTAGCAATCATGCAAATTGAGAGTGGTAAAACCGTGTTGTTAAAACAATTAACTCAAGAGACCGTACAAATAGTAAGTAAATAA
- a CDS encoding carbonic anhydrase family protein yields MKAHTRESQATMTPQKSLQFLKEGNIRFQNNLKANRNLLEQVNDTSDGQFPFATILSCIDSRVSAELVFDQGLGDIFSVRIAGNFVNEDILGSMEFACKIAGTKLIVVLGHTSCGAIKGACDDAKLGNLTKMLGKIKPAVNAVKLPENPKLRNSGNIEFVDAVAQVNVQLAIDNIRRDSPVLKEMETNGDIMVVGAMYNINTGEVTFM; encoded by the coding sequence ATGAAAGCACATACAAGAGAATCACAGGCGACTATGACTCCACAAAAGTCATTACAATTTTTAAAAGAAGGTAATATAAGATTTCAAAATAATTTAAAAGCAAATAGAAACCTTTTAGAACAAGTTAACGACACCAGCGATGGGCAGTTCCCTTTTGCAACCATTTTAAGCTGTATAGACTCCAGAGTTTCTGCAGAGTTAGTGTTTGACCAAGGTTTAGGCGATATTTTTAGCGTTAGAATAGCTGGAAATTTTGTAAACGAAGATATTTTAGGTAGCATGGAATTTGCCTGTAAAATAGCAGGCACAAAACTAATTGTAGTTCTGGGTCATACAAGTTGTGGCGCAATAAAAGGTGCCTGCGACGATGCTAAACTTGGCAATTTAACTAAAATGCTTGGTAAAATAAAACCTGCTGTTAATGCTGTTAAATTACCCGAAAATCCTAAATTAAGAAATTCTGGCAACATAGAATTTGTTGATGCTGTAGCACAAGTAAACGTTCAATTAGCCATAGATAATATTCGAAGAGACAGTCCTGTTTTAAAAGAGATGGAGACCAACGGCGATATTATGGTGGTTGGTGCTATGTACAATATAAATACCGGAGAAGTAACATTCATGTAA
- a CDS encoding GNAT family N-acetyltransferase — translation MDFNIRKAVKMDMPQVLSLINQLAIYEKEPDAVEITLQDLENDGFGDNPAFFCFVAEKNNKIEGIALCYFRYSTWKGKTLHLEDLIVNETMRGTGMGTALLNEVIKYGHNLGVKRINWEVLDWNEPAVNFYKKKGAHILDEWRVVHLNEKGIENYMANI, via the coding sequence ATGGATTTTAATATTAGAAAAGCTGTTAAAATGGATATGCCACAAGTGCTATCTTTAATAAATCAACTAGCTATTTACGAAAAAGAGCCCGATGCCGTAGAAATAACTTTGCAGGATTTAGAAAACGATGGTTTTGGTGACAATCCGGCTTTCTTTTGTTTCGTAGCTGAAAAAAATAATAAAATAGAAGGTATTGCTTTATGCTATTTTAGATATTCTACCTGGAAAGGTAAAACACTGCATCTAGAAGATTTAATAGTTAATGAAACCATGCGTGGCACGGGAATGGGAACCGCACTTTTAAATGAAGTAATAAAATATGGCCATAACTTAGGTGTAAAACGCATTAATTGGGAAGTTTTAGATTGGAATGAACCGGCCGTTAATTTTTATAAAAAGAAAGGCGCTCATATTCTAGACGAATGGCGGGTGGTACACCTTAACGAGAAGGGTATCGAAAACTATATGGCAAACATTTAA
- a CDS encoding GLPGLI family protein: MKKIILHFFFALFTLVVLGQNNITLVKYKVDMNLEDLQLNNKKYNSSQNKAIQSNYKNYSELEYTLLFNSNESLFYLSDSIVGLAKDYDKASINKRKIITIEKNKKYYKNLIKNQVIYTTKVSGESLLINSSLNILEWKLLNEKKQIGKYNCYKAILTKGNDLLGYNKNMIITAWYSSELPVPFGPMHFGDLPGLILELQLGRKVYYVDSIKFKNNATIKPLTEGTPMSLEKYSQFIHSFFDDQFGKKN; this comes from the coding sequence ATGAAAAAAATAATTTTACATTTTTTCTTTGCTTTATTTACCTTGGTAGTATTAGGTCAAAACAATATAACCTTAGTTAAGTATAAAGTAGATATGAATTTAGAAGATCTACAACTTAATAATAAAAAGTATAACTCATCTCAAAATAAAGCAATACAAAGTAATTATAAGAATTACAGTGAATTAGAATATACATTATTATTTAATTCAAATGAATCCTTATTTTATCTATCAGACTCAATTGTAGGTTTAGCTAAAGATTATGATAAAGCTTCCATAAACAAACGTAAAATCATTACAATTGAAAAAAATAAAAAATACTACAAAAATTTAATTAAAAACCAAGTTATATATACCACCAAAGTTAGTGGTGAAAGTCTTTTAATAAATAGTTCTTTAAATATTTTAGAATGGAAATTGTTAAATGAGAAAAAACAAATTGGAAAATATAATTGTTACAAAGCAATACTAACTAAAGGAAATGACCTATTAGGTTATAACAAGAACATGATAATAACTGCTTGGTATTCTAGTGAACTACCCGTGCCATTTGGTCCTATGCATTTTGGAGATTTACCAGGATTAATTTTAGAACTACAATTAGGTCGAAAAGTGTATTATGTAGATTCAATAAAGTTTAAAAATAACGCCACTATTAAACCTCTAACAGAGGGCACTCCAATGTCATTAGAAAAATACAGTCAGTTTATACATAGTTTTTTTGACGATCAGTTTGGTAAAAAGAATTGA
- a CDS encoding GNAT family N-acyltransferase, with amino-acid sequence MSKQQDTGLVTAKEVAKVINVDNYGFIGTLIGWLLMKVLKISTLNKFYNRNKHLQGVDFLDKILDEFQIKFEIPEEDLKRLPKDGAYITVSNHPLGGIDGILLLKFMLEQRNDFKIIANFLLHRIEPMKPYIMPVNPFEDRKDVKSSLVGFKNSILHLREGRPLGIFPAGEVSTYRDGKLVVDKPWEASAMKLVKKAEVPVVPIYFHAKNSKLFYKLSKISDTFRTAKLPSEVLTQKRRTIKVRIGRPISVEDQKEHKSIEEFSEFLRRKTYMLSNAFEEKPKILDNLSSTLKTPKAPKNIVTPVNPDLMKKEVEALRESDSRLLISKNYEVFLAEPSKIPNILTEIGRLREITFRAVGEGTNEAIDLDHFDNYYHHMFLWDNETNILAGAYRMGLGSRIFERYGINGFYLQDLFRFEPELYKMMSQSIEMGRAFIIKEYQQKPMPLFLLWKGIVHITLRFPEHKFLIGGVSISNQFSNFSKSLMIEFMKSHYYDPYIAQYVRPKKEFKVKLKDADKDFVFDETEADLNKFDKFIDEIEPGALRLPVLLKKYIKQNAKLVAFNVDPLFNNSVDGLMYIKIADLPESTVKPVMEEFQAELERKFMGNNGE; translated from the coding sequence ATGAGTAAGCAACAAGATACCGGGTTAGTAACAGCAAAAGAAGTAGCTAAAGTAATTAATGTTGACAATTATGGTTTTATAGGAACCCTAATTGGTTGGTTACTCATGAAAGTACTTAAAATTTCTACTTTAAATAAATTTTACAATCGTAACAAACACCTTCAAGGGGTCGATTTTTTAGATAAAATTTTAGATGAATTTCAAATTAAATTTGAAATCCCCGAAGAAGATTTAAAACGCCTCCCAAAAGACGGGGCTTATATTACAGTTTCAAATCATCCTTTAGGTGGTATCGATGGTATTCTTCTTTTAAAATTCATGCTCGAGCAGCGAAACGATTTTAAAATTATTGCTAACTTTTTGTTGCATCGTATCGAACCCATGAAGCCTTACATCATGCCGGTAAATCCTTTTGAAGACCGAAAAGATGTAAAATCCAGTTTGGTAGGTTTTAAAAATTCCATTTTACATTTACGCGAAGGGCGACCTTTAGGTATTTTTCCTGCCGGCGAAGTTTCTACGTATAGAGATGGAAAATTAGTGGTAGACAAACCTTGGGAAGCATCGGCTATGAAATTGGTAAAAAAGGCCGAAGTTCCCGTAGTACCCATTTATTTTCATGCCAAAAACAGTAAATTATTTTACAAATTATCGAAAATTAGCGACACCTTTAGAACGGCTAAATTACCATCGGAAGTTTTAACACAAAAAAGACGCACCATAAAAGTTAGAATAGGAAGGCCTATTTCTGTTGAAGACCAAAAAGAACATAAATCAATTGAAGAGTTTTCAGAATTTTTAAGAAGAAAAACCTATATGCTATCTAATGCTTTTGAAGAAAAACCAAAAATATTAGACAACTTATCTTCTACTTTAAAAACACCAAAAGCGCCTAAAAATATTGTTACTCCGGTTAATCCCGACCTCATGAAAAAAGAGGTTGAGGCTTTAAGAGAAAGCGATTCCCGACTGTTAATAAGCAAAAATTACGAAGTATTTTTAGCCGAACCATCAAAAATACCAAATATACTTACCGAAATTGGGCGTTTACGCGAAATTACCTTTCGTGCGGTAGGAGAAGGCACCAATGAGGCCATCGATTTAGATCATTTCGATAATTATTACCACCACATGTTCCTTTGGGACAACGAAACCAATATTTTGGCCGGAGCATACCGAATGGGCTTGGGCTCCAGAATTTTTGAGCGCTATGGCATCAACGGGTTTTATTTACAAGATTTATTTAGGTTCGAACCCGAATTGTATAAAATGATGAGCCAGTCTATCGAAATGGGACGTGCTTTTATAATTAAAGAATACCAACAAAAACCCATGCCTTTATTTTTACTTTGGAAAGGCATTGTGCACATAACTTTACGCTTCCCAGAACACAAGTTTTTAATTGGAGGTGTAAGCATTAGCAATCAGTTTTCAAATTTCTCAAAATCTTTAATGATTGAGTTTATGAAATCGCATTACTACGACCCTTACATTGCCCAATATGTGCGCCCAAAGAAAGAATTTAAGGTAAAACTAAAAGATGCCGACAAAGACTTTGTTTTCGATGAAACCGAAGCCGATTTAAACAAGTTCGACAAATTTATAGACGAAATAGAACCAGGAGCTTTACGCTTACCTGTATTACTAAAAAAATACATTAAACAAAATGCAAAACTCGTAGCGTTTAATGTCGACCCCTTATTTAATAATTCGGTAGATGGACTTATGTATATTAAAATTGCCGACTTACCCGAAAGCACCGTAAAACCCGTTATGGAAGAGTTTCAAGCAGAACTGGAACGTAAGTTTATGGGGAATAATGGAGAGTAA
- a CDS encoding SulP family inorganic anion transporter, producing MFKNIKNDLPASIVVFFVALPLCLGIALASGAPLFSGLIAGIIGGIVVGRLSGSNVGVSGPAAGLAAIVLTAIGTLGGYQNFLVAVVLGGVIQILFGVLKAGIIGYYFPSSVIKGMLTGIGIIIILKQIPHFFGYDLEPEGADSFIESSGENTFSAIIHIVDNITLSSMIIGLVGLTIIVLWDKVLYKKGKIFQVIQGPLVAVVLGIIYFNVTKGFDNLSILQKHLVSVPIPEDAASFIGQFSFPNFSAITNIDVWITAFTIALVASLETLLCVEATDKLDPDKNVTPTNRELLAQGTGNIISGLIGGLPITQVIVRSSANIQSGGKTKMSAIIHGFLLLISVILIPRLLNMIPLSVLAAILLVVGFKLAKPSLFKKMYDLGWKQSIPFFVTVIGIIFTDLLTGIGLGLLVGIVVILLKSYQNSHFLHIEDKSNSTHKIKMTLAEEVTFFNKGAILKELDRLPNDTILELDVRKTRYLDNDIIEILDDFAFKAKERNIDIILISERGTVENPPSYIEFFKLRPKIEELKHKI from the coding sequence ATGTTTAAAAATATTAAAAATGACTTACCTGCTAGTATCGTAGTGTTCTTTGTAGCGCTTCCATTGTGTTTAGGTATTGCCTTAGCTAGTGGCGCTCCGCTATTTTCAGGACTTATTGCAGGAATCATAGGCGGTATTGTAGTGGGAAGGCTTAGTGGCTCTAATGTAGGTGTAAGTGGTCCTGCTGCAGGACTGGCAGCTATTGTATTAACTGCCATTGGCACTTTAGGTGGTTATCAAAACTTTTTGGTAGCTGTGGTTTTGGGTGGTGTTATTCAAATTTTATTTGGTGTATTAAAGGCAGGTATTATTGGTTATTATTTTCCTTCGTCTGTAATTAAAGGCATGCTAACTGGTATAGGAATTATTATTATTTTAAAACAAATACCTCATTTTTTTGGTTACGATTTAGAACCCGAAGGCGCAGACAGCTTCATAGAATCCTCAGGAGAAAATACATTTTCGGCCATTATTCATATTGTAGATAATATAACACTAAGTTCCATGATTATTGGCTTGGTGGGACTGACCATAATTGTATTATGGGATAAGGTTTTATATAAAAAAGGTAAAATATTTCAAGTAATTCAGGGGCCTTTAGTAGCTGTTGTGTTGGGTATTATTTATTTTAATGTTACAAAAGGCTTCGATAATTTATCTATACTCCAAAAGCATTTAGTAAGTGTTCCTATTCCAGAAGATGCCGCATCGTTTATTGGCCAATTTAGTTTTCCAAATTTTTCGGCTATTACCAACATAGATGTTTGGATTACCGCCTTTACCATTGCCCTAGTAGCAAGTTTAGAAACACTTTTATGCGTTGAAGCTACAGATAAATTAGATCCAGATAAAAACGTTACCCCTACCAATAGAGAATTGTTAGCTCAAGGAACTGGTAATATAATTTCTGGTTTAATTGGTGGCTTACCAATAACCCAGGTTATTGTTAGAAGTTCTGCGAATATTCAATCGGGTGGAAAAACAAAAATGTCTGCTATTATTCATGGTTTTCTTCTGTTAATTTCGGTAATTTTAATTCCGCGCTTGTTAAATATGATTCCCCTATCGGTTTTAGCAGCCATATTATTAGTTGTTGGATTTAAATTAGCCAAACCTTCTTTATTTAAGAAAATGTACGATTTGGGCTGGAAACAATCCATTCCATTTTTTGTAACAGTTATTGGTATCATTTTTACTGACTTATTAACCGGTATTGGCTTAGGACTTTTAGTTGGTATTGTAGTTATCTTGTTAAAAAGCTACCAAAATTCTCATTTCCTTCATATTGAAGATAAAAGTAATAGCACTCACAAAATAAAAATGACCCTAGCTGAAGAAGTAACTTTTTTTAATAAAGGTGCTATTTTAAAAGAACTAGACAGGTTACCAAATGACACCATTTTAGAACTAGACGTAAGAAAGACCAGGTATTTAGATAATGATATTATTGAAATTCTTGATGACTTCGCATTTAAAGCCAAAGAAAGAAATATTGATATTATATTGATTTCCGAACGCGGAACCGTAGAAAACCCACCTAGCTATATTGAGTTTTTTAAATTAAGACCCAAAATAGAAGAATTAAAACATAAGATATAG
- the fbp gene encoding class 1 fructose-bisphosphatase, producing MSHKKQTLGEFIIENQTAFKYSSGELSSLLNSIRLAAKIVNHEVNKAGLVDIIGAAGDVNIQGEDQQKLDVYANDKFIQTLTKRNIVCGIASEEEDDFISINSQDENHQNKYIVLIDPLDGSSNIDVNVSVGTIFSIYRRVTPVGTPVTKEDFLQQGKKQVAAGYVVYGTSTMLVYTTGAGVNGFTLNPAIGSFYLSHPDMQFPEDGHIYSVNEGNYIQFPQGIKNYIKYCQKDEGDRPYTARYIGSLVSDFHRNMIKGGIYMYPQSSKNPEGKLRLLYECNPMAFLAEQANGKASDGFTRILDIQPKELHERVPFICGSKNMVEKAEEFMRLAQE from the coding sequence ATGTCTCATAAAAAGCAAACTTTAGGAGAGTTTATAATTGAAAATCAAACGGCATTCAAATATTCTTCTGGAGAATTATCTAGTTTATTAAATTCTATTCGTTTAGCTGCAAAAATTGTAAATCATGAAGTAAATAAAGCAGGTTTAGTCGATATAATTGGAGCTGCTGGAGATGTAAATATTCAGGGAGAAGACCAACAAAAGCTGGATGTTTATGCAAACGATAAGTTTATTCAAACTTTAACAAAGCGAAATATTGTTTGTGGTATCGCCAGTGAAGAGGAAGACGATTTTATTTCGATTAACAGTCAAGATGAAAATCATCAAAACAAATACATTGTATTAATAGATCCTTTAGATGGGTCTTCAAACATTGATGTGAACGTTTCTGTAGGAACTATTTTTTCAATATATCGCAGAGTAACTCCTGTTGGAACTCCTGTTACAAAAGAAGATTTTTTGCAACAAGGTAAGAAACAAGTTGCTGCGGGTTATGTTGTTTATGGCACGTCTACCATGCTTGTTTACACAACCGGTGCAGGTGTAAATGGTTTTACTTTAAACCCAGCCATAGGGTCTTTTTATTTATCACATCCAGATATGCAATTTCCAGAAGACGGCCATATTTATTCTGTGAATGAGGGGAATTATATTCAATTTCCGCAGGGCATTAAAAATTATATTAAATATTGTCAGAAAGACGAAGGAGACAGACCTTACACTGCAAGATACATAGGGTCTTTAGTTTCCGATTTTCATAGAAATATGATTAAAGGCGGTATTTATATGTACCCACAAAGTTCAAAAAACCCTGAAGGGAAATTACGTTTATTGTATGAATGTAATCCGATGGCATTTTTGGCAGAACAAGCGAACGGAAAGGCTAGCGACGGATTTACAAGAATATTAGATATTCAACCAAAAGAGCTGCATGAGCGCGTACCATTTATTTGTGGTAGTAAAAACATGGTTGAAAAAGCAGAGGAATTTATGCGATTGGCGCAAGAATAG